One genomic window of Corythoichthys intestinalis isolate RoL2023-P3 chromosome 18, ASM3026506v1, whole genome shotgun sequence includes the following:
- the LOC130906823 gene encoding claudin-7-B-like: MANSGLQMLGFVLSLLGLIGLIVGTILPQWKMSAYVGDNIITAVAMYEGLWMSCAFQSTGQIQCKVYDSILQLNSALQATRALMIVSIIVTVAGLGAACMGMKCTNCGGDDKIRKSRIAMTGGIILLIGALCAIVACSWYAHDIIQAFYNPFTPVNTKYEFGSAIFIAWAGAFLVVIGGGMLAASCPRGKPSPKYPISRPPSSTKEYV, translated from the exons ATGGCCAACTCCGGATTGCAGATGTTGGGATTCGTCCTGTCGCTTTTAGGCTTAATTGGCTTAATAGTGGGCACAATTTTACCCCAGTGGAAGATGTCTGCCTATGTAGGGGACAACATCATCACAGCAGTAGCAATGTATGAAGGCCTTTGGATGTCCTGTGCTTTCCAGAGCACAGGTCAGATCCAATGCAAGGTCTACGACTCCATCCTTCAGCTCAACA GTGCCCTCCAGGCGACACGTGCCCTCATGATTGTGAGCATTATCGTAACTGTGGCGGGCTTGGGCGCGGCCTGCATggggatgaagtgcaccaactgtGGCGGAGATGACAAAATACGCAAGTCTCGCATTGCCATGACAGGCGGCATTATCCTACTGATTGGAG CTTTGTGCGCCATCGTCGCCTGTTCTTGGTACGCTCATGACATCATCCAAGCCTTCTACAACCCTTTCACACCAGTCAATACAAA GTATGAATTTGGGTCGGCCATCTTTATTGCATGGGCTGGAGCCTTCCTGGTTGTGATCGGGGGTGGCATGCTGGCAGCTTCTTGTCCAAGAGGCAAACCCTCACCGAAGTATCCCATCTCTCGACCTCCTAGCAGCACCAAGGAATATGTCTGA
- the npm1a gene encoding nucleophosmin 1a, translated as MDKLEEIPMGQQTFLYGCVLESGKEVKFNPEDDEFEHQLDLRMACADPATKDELHMVEVEGQDHEGEKVTAVLASLKPSTLPSVSLGGFTITPPVVFRLKTGSGPIYICGNHLVMLESNHSLDDDDDDADDEEEELEELDVKLSKKRPANSPAAKSQKKMKMEVEGIEEDDEDDEDDDEEGDDDDDDDDDDDDEEETPVKAKPKPKSAQNGKSSNANTLATKKLKTPKQKAEKSSKKQTAPKEALTLPEIQTKMAEAMKKGITLPKAQQKFENYVKNSYRVSDAKVVAELWKWRQTVGDPK; from the exons GTTGTGTGCTTGAATCCGGAAAGGAAGTGAAATTCAATCCTGAAGACGATGAGTTTGAGCATCAGCTGGATCTACGAATG gCGTGTGCTGACCCGGCCACAAAAGATGAGCTTCACATGGTAGAGGTGGAAGGACAAGACCATGAGGGAGAGAAAGTGACAGCGGTGCTCGCTTCTCTGAAGCCGTCCACCCTTCCAAGT GTGTCTCTCGGAGGGTTTACCATCACACCCCCTGTAGTTTTCCGTCTGAAAACTGGTTCTGGTCCAATCTATATCTGTGGTAATCACCTCGTCA TGTTGGAATCTAATCACTCGTTGGATGACGATGATGATGACGCCGATGATGAAGAGGAAGAGCTTGAAGAGCTCGATGTCAAACTGTCAAAGAAAAGACCCGCCAACTCTCCTGCTGCCAAGTCTCAG aaaaaaatgaagatggaaGTTGAAGGCATAGAAGAGGATGATGAGGATGATGA gGATGATGACGAGGAGGGTGATGATGATGACGACGACGATGATGATGACGACGACGAAGAAGAAACCCCTGTTAAG GCCAAACCGAAACCAAAGTCTGCTCAGAATGGCAAAAGCTCAAACGCGAACACTTTGGCCACCAAGAAG TTGAAGACACCCAAACAGAAAGCAGAAAAATCATCTAAAAAACAAACTGCGCCGAAGGAAGCTTTAACGCTTCCTGAGATCCAAACCAAGATGGCGGAGGCAATGAAGAAG GGAATAACACTGCCAAAAGCCCAGCAGAAATTTGAGAATTATGTGAAGAATTCATATAGAGTCTCTGATGCTAAG GTTGTTGCTGAGCTCTGGAAGTGGAGACAAACTGTTGGGGacccaaaataa